The Ascidiaceihabitans donghaensis genome includes the window GGCTTCGTGCAAAAGATGGGCCACGGGGGCCAGGCAATTGGTTGTGCAAGACCCGTTGGAGAGGATGGTGTCATCGGCCGTGATCGCAGCGTCATTCACGCCCATGACAACAGTTTTGATGTCATTGATCTTGGCGGGCGCCGATACCAGCACCTTGCCCGCACCGTTTTTCAAGTGCAGCCCTGCCAAAGCGGCTGTGCGAAAATGGCCGGTACATTCCAAAGCGATATCAACATCTTGCCAAGGCAACGCATCTGGCGACGCCACGTGTGTGACCCGAATTGGGCCTGTCCCCACATCCAATACCCCGTCACCTGTTGCGATGGGACGGCGCAGGCGGCCATGAACGGAATCGAATTCAAGCAGATGTGCCATGTTTTCCAGATCAGCCAGATCGTTGATGGCCACGACCCGAAGATCATCGCGTCCGCTTTCCAGTATCGCACGCAAGATGCTGCGGCCGATACGTCCAAATCCGTTGATGCCCAATGTAATCGTCATGACATGCCTCCGGTCAAGTGTTGGGGGCATGTCACACAAGGTCAGGGGGGCGGTCAAAGAGAGTTTTGTACCCACACAAAGGGCCCACAATCCAAAAACAAGGCCCGAGATGTACTGACGCACTGCCTACGTCAGTGGCTTTGTCGTATTTCCAGATCGCGGTTTCAGCGAATCATTTGACATGTTTAGTGTCATTATGACATGTAAATTGTCATGATGAACCAAGATGATCTTTATCAACTTATTTGGATGTCGCGCCCGTTGATGCAGGCGGCAGAAACCGTTGTCGAACAGGGTCTGGAAGACACCGGACTTACAGTCAGAACGCGGGCCGTTCTTGAAATCCTACTTGCGCAGGATGCGGCAACGGTGCCGGACATTGCCCAAAGGCTTGAGATAAAAAGGCAGTATGTTCAGGTGATGGTCAATGAAACCCTTGCGGATGGTTTGACACTCAAACGCGAGAATCCGCGCCATAAACGATCGACGATCATCGCTTTGACAGACAAAGGGCGGGCGTTGATCCAAGACGTGGTGCGCCGTGAAAAACAGCTTGTCGCGTCATTGGGTCAGGACCTGAACAGTGCGGACGTCAAAACCGCCCTTGGCTTGATAAACACACTAATTGATCGTTTGAAAACAGGGATTTGAAGGAAAATATTATGATTTGGATTTTGCCCTGCCTGGTCATTTTGGGTGTCGTTTTATGGATCATGGATGGTATTCGAAAAATAGGCGCG containing:
- the gap gene encoding type I glyceraldehyde-3-phosphate dehydrogenase; amino-acid sequence: MTITLGINGFGRIGRSILRAILESGRDDLRVVAINDLADLENMAHLLEFDSVHGRLRRPIATGDGVLDVGTGPIRVTHVASPDALPWQDVDIALECTGHFRTAALAGLHLKNGAGKVLVSAPAKINDIKTVVMGVNDAAITADDTILSNGSCTTNCLAPVAHLLHEAYGIVRGTMTTVHCYTGVQPVHDAYGKTLNRARAASLSMIPTTTGAAEAVEAVLPHLKGRLFGTSIRVPVPNVSCIDLTVEVQRETSTCAVNALFSQAAHGPMARIMAVTSTPMVSVDLNHDPMSATVALDQTHVQDKTMIRVLAWYDNEWGFSNRMIDMAERLALS
- a CDS encoding MarR family winged helix-turn-helix transcriptional regulator; the encoded protein is MMNQDDLYQLIWMSRPLMQAAETVVEQGLEDTGLTVRTRAVLEILLAQDAATVPDIAQRLEIKRQYVQVMVNETLADGLTLKRENPRHKRSTIIALTDKGRALIQDVVRREKQLVASLGQDLNSADVKTALGLINTLIDRLKTGI